In one Candidatus Rokuibacteriota bacterium genomic region, the following are encoded:
- the groEL gene encoding chaperonin GroEL (60 kDa chaperone family; promotes refolding of misfolded polypeptides especially under stressful conditions; forms two stacked rings of heptamers to form a barrel-shaped 14mer; ends can be capped by GroES; misfolded proteins enter the barrel where they are refolded when GroES binds; many bacteria have multiple copies of the groEL gene which are active under different environmental conditions; the B.japonicum protein in this cluster is expressed constitutively; in Rhodobacter, Corynebacterium and Rhizobium this protein is essential for growth): EDALNATRAAVEEGIVPGGGVALLRAALSIDALKLEGDEKVGSAIVRRALEEPIRQIVENSGLEGSVVVEKVKGAQVASYGFDAERMEYVDMMQAGIIDPTKVERIALENAASIASLLLTTEALITDIPEEEKKAPPMPHGGDMY; encoded by the coding sequence GAGGACGCGCTGAACGCGACCCGGGCGGCGGTGGAAGAGGGGATCGTTCCCGGCGGTGGCGTCGCGCTGCTTCGGGCCGCTCTCAGCATCGACGCGCTGAAGCTCGAGGGGGACGAGAAGGTCGGCTCCGCCATCGTGCGGCGGGCCCTCGAGGAGCCCATCCGCCAGATCGTGGAGAACTCGGGGCTCGAGGGCTCGGTGGTGGTGGAAAAGGTCAAGGGGGCCCAGGTGGCGAGCTACGGCTTCGACGCCGAGCGGATGGAGTACGTGGACATGATGCAGGCCGGGATCATCGACCCGACCAAGGTGGAGCGGATCGCCCTGGAGAACGCGGCGTCGATCGCGTCGCTCCTCCTCACTACCGAGGCGCTGATCACCGACATCCCGGAGGAGGAGAAGAAGGCGCCGCCCATGCCGCACGGCGGCGACATGTATTAA